One region of Desulforamulus hydrothermalis Lam5 = DSM 18033 genomic DNA includes:
- the spoIIIAB gene encoding stage III sporulation protein SpoIIIAB, with protein MLKFIGAAAVLLSCTLMGLLVAGSYSRRPVEIRCLLNALQMLETEVTYGATPLPEALAAVAERCDPRVALLFNRAAQELLTMRGLTAREAWEAALREFYPGSALTNSERAILLELGNSLGISDRSDQVKHLVLAKEQLKLEQAKAEEASLKNSKVYNYLGFLGGLTIVLILI; from the coding sequence ATGTTGAAATTTATCGGGGCAGCGGCAGTGCTGTTATCCTGCACCTTGATGGGTCTGCTGGTAGCGGGCAGCTACAGCAGGCGGCCGGTGGAAATCAGGTGCCTGCTTAACGCCCTGCAGATGTTGGAAACAGAGGTAACTTACGGGGCGACGCCCCTGCCGGAAGCCCTGGCGGCAGTGGCAGAACGGTGCGATCCCCGGGTAGCCTTGTTATTTAACCGTGCCGCTCAGGAATTGCTCACCATGCGAGGCCTTACTGCCCGGGAAGCCTGGGAAGCAGCTTTGCGTGAATTTTATCCCGGATCAGCCCTCACCAACAGCGAGCGGGCGATCTTGCTGGAATTGGGGAACAGCCTGGGGATTTCCGACCGGTCAGACCAGGTCAAACACCTGGTGCTGGCTAAGGAACAACTAAAGCTGGAACAGGCTAAGGCGGAGGAAGCATCCCTGAAAAACAGCAAAGTATACAACTACCTGGGTTTTTTGGGAGGTTTAACCATCGTACTGATCCTGATATAG
- the spoIIIAD gene encoding stage III sporulation protein AD translates to MDILQIVGLGLVVCVLAVILRQQKPPMAALLTMTAGVIIFLLMMPQIAGVFNILKDLAAQANINMAYMGTILKIVGIAYIADFGSQICRDAGESALAAKIEFAAKIIVLVMAVPIIVAVLQSLIKLVP, encoded by the coding sequence ATGGATATCTTACAAATTGTCGGCCTTGGCCTGGTGGTTTGTGTCCTGGCTGTTATTTTACGCCAGCAAAAGCCGCCGATGGCCGCCTTGCTGACCATGACCGCCGGGGTCATCATTTTCTTGTTGATGATGCCCCAGATTGCCGGAGTATTCAACATTTTAAAGGACCTGGCCGCCCAGGCCAATATCAACATGGCTTATATGGGCACTATTTTAAAAATTGTCGGCATAGCTTACATTGCTGACTTCGGCTCGCAAATCTGCCGGGATGCCGGTGAGAGTGCCCTGGCCGCCAAGATAGAGTTTGCCGCTAAAATCATTGTACTGGTAATGGCGGTACCCATCATTGTTGCAGTATTACAGTCCCTGATCAAACTGGTACCTTAA
- the spoIIIAC gene encoding stage III sporulation protein AC has translation MGNIDLIFKIAGVGLLTAVLSTLLKEYKKDDYAVLATLGGLAVVLFWVVQLLGSLFDQVKSVFKLF, from the coding sequence ATGGGGAATATTGATTTAATCTTCAAAATTGCCGGGGTGGGGCTGCTAACTGCTGTGTTAAGCACGCTGCTGAAAGAATATAAAAAAGACGATTATGCTGTATTGGCCACCCTGGGCGGCCTGGCGGTGGTTTTATTCTGGGTGGTGCAGCTGCTGGGCAGCTTGTTTGACCAGGTAAAATCGGTGTTTAAACTTTTTTAA